The DNA region ACAATCATGAAGGAAATAGAGATGATAACAATCTCTAAAATTAAATCCCCACCTCACTAAAGAGATCAAACTGGCCAATACAAACTAaaaaatacatacaaaaaaatgcATAAAACATGAGTTGATCCATATCAGAGAAATTATTACGTTGTCACTGTATACACAGTACATATATGCTGATATGCGTCGTTAGGGTACAAAAACGATAGTTTGTATGTTTTTGGGGTTATATTATTACATTTTCAGCTATGCATTGACTGCTTGGAAAATAGGGTTGACCGAAGAAGGTAACATGCAAGTAGACACGTGCAAGTAGCGTGCCGCAAAGAGACACAATACGACCCACCAAGGGAACAACGCAACAAGAGGGCATGCCAACCACTATATGCAAAAGAGTTGAGAAAGATATAGAAGCATAGCCACAGTCTTATAGATGATTTGATTGTGGTGTGTAGAGAACCCTATgtctcccttttttttcttttttttttctttctattaaccaaatcaaaattaaaatcttagGAGAGAAAAAGTTGGTAGGGTCGCCAGCGGAATCCGCGGGAGTCCATGTGACACCTTTTACtttataataaaaaccaaaaggaCCTCTAATTCAAGCTTATCATGCAGCACTATGTACTTATTCTTCTCATTGCTATTTTCTTGTCTTCTACATCAAATATACCAAACATCTTCGAGGTTGTATGCAGCATTAAGATAGAAATCTGGGAGAATTGGCTCAGACAGAAAATCATGTTGACTAAAAAAGTCAACATGTAACCATCCTAATGCTGATTAAATTAGCTAAACATTAGAAGTAAAGAATGTGTTCAGCTAATTCAAAGAAAGGTTGTGCTAAATGGGCGTCACAAGAATCAAGAAATTAACAATCTATACGATCAACTTGGGTGGAAGTATTGTATTACTAAAGCAGAATGAATAAAACGAAAGAAACCATAGCATGTGATTGAGCTGAGAAACTAGTAGATCACACATCATATTCCATGTGAATCTTGTCTAACAATTGTAAgctcatttttttatattagtttaagATTCATTCaggtgaaagaaaaaagatggttAAAGCTCACaaccaataaaagaaaatacaagaTGAGATCATTCAAAAAGGCAAGTTGTACTttgaacaaattttaaaataattaatgataaaaCATTCGCCCATTATGGACAAACCTGTAGTGATATTTTCAACCTTTTACCAGCTGATTCTCTAAGCTAACTCTCGATTAGTTaagaatatgtttttaaatatcAGCAGCTTTTTTCCGCAATAAACAATATTACCAAAGTACAAGTGGAAGCTGGATTTGAGATCTACCACGATAAGGAAAAACTCTGCAAAGCTGAACAAAGTCCACCATTCTATGGAGTTTCCATTTCTTTACAGCTAGTTCTATCAGGTGGAGGTTCTTGGActagttttttaattataaaaaaaaatgctaaagcATTATCAGTATTTCTAGCTAGCGTACGTGATCAGTTGATTTGTTATGGCCACAATGTTTTTGCTAGTTTTAGAACAGCTCTGTGTAAAGAGATAACCTCAGCAAACCCACAAAGAAAGGCAATTTTTGTAAGCATTTCATTCATGCGAAAGCATAGCATAAAAACCTAGACACATCTAAACCCCATAAAACCGAGTCAgttttggtttattactcaCATGTAAAGTTCAAGAAGACTCCAACAAGGACATGCAGATAAGAGCAGCCACTTGGCAATGATACTAATTCCGATGATCAACAAAAGTTTCTCTTCAGATCATTGGAACTTGAAATAGACCAAAGTTAAGTTCTTCGTAGTAAAGGTCGTATTAAggattcaattttattttgataaaattaaaaatgtagtTGTAATAgtagtaaattaaaattaaaattgaagtCTTATTcgtattttttaaatagatgtAAAATTTATTGAACAATATTTAATACACTTATAATGCAAACTTACTTTATTGCTAATAATAATTTCGGCTTattaattataacattaatCATCTCATCATGGAGAAATTGGAGTCCTAGAAGCAGGTAATTCAATAAGGTTGTAACTTGAAATCAGAAAGAACACATGGTGGTAAAAAAGACTTATTGTTAAACTAGAAGTGAAGCAAAAAATAAGTTCATGAAAATCAATTACacttattgttaaaaaaaagctATGACTAGGTTTTTCTGTCAATTGGGGTTTTTTCACTGGAAAAAAAGCAACAAGTTGAAAAAACATTCAGTACGCAACAAGCCTCTGAAACGTCAAAATCAGAATCTCTACCACAAAAGTTTATTGCTTTCTACACCATTTTCTTTCtgacagagaaagaaagaagagaaaaagatataaagtataaaaatcGTATGATTAGCAcaaagataaacaagaagaagaaaaaaagaaaaaatagtatcatcaagaagaagaggaaagccCACCACACTCCAACACCACCCTAATAATCCCTTGGCtctaaaacattaaatgaacgagaaaaaaataattgcacAACACCTTAAAACAGACCTTTTTCTCTTGAGTTTCACCTTGGCCAAAAGAAAAGcagacacaaacaaacacaaaaaccataAAAGAAAGTAACTATGGAGATGGAAAGATGTGGCTCAGTCACCAAACctagggtttataatttttttcctagTTCGCTTTATCACATAAAacctagggttcttcttctatCACTAACCTCCCAATCATTTTTTCGAAAACTGGTCATATGACTCAAAACTTATGTAACGAATTTTAATATCCTCCGGGTTGGTGTGGTAAATTATTAGTCTAATTGAGATACAAAGATCGAGGACAGCTTAtattattaaagtaaaaaaaaaaccataaacaccAAATCAAACAACTGAACCAGAGGGTTTATCATTGAAGACATACCCGAAACGTTGTTCCTGGCAGAATCCACACCAGTACATAGGTTCCGTAGCTGAATCTCAATCTTGTTCAAGAAACTCGTAGCCTCATCAAACGGCCTTGCAAGATCCGATTTGTATTTCACCAATATATCACAGTACGTTTCctgaattattttttcatttttttttaatagaaaaaaaaacataaaatccgaaggaaaaaaaagagagaaaaaaagagagacagaaAGGGAGACCATGAATTCATCAAGCTCAGGATCAGCTCCGTAGCAAGACAAAGGAACAACGTCTCGCTTATACACATCACTCTCCCGTTGAATCTCCTCTAGTAAACACGCTATCTCCGGTGGTGCTCCGACCTGTTTTTGAATTACGAAATTGTTTaaccataaaattataaaaacaagtTTACAAAACGCTTCTCAATCTTATCTTTATCCTTCAAGAAAAAGTGAAACCTAGTGATCACCTTTTGGCAATCGATGTAGGCTTGAAGTAAGCGAGGATACGAAGGATGACAAGCGATCTTGGTCTTGATAACACTGAGAGAAATGTTATCATCGTTTCTTCCGATCTCCGGAGCGATTGAAGCAGCCTCCGAGGACAAAGCGGAGGCGGCTGCTGAGAGAAGCTCGTCGGATCCGAAAACATCAGAGACACGATTCTCACCGGCGGATGAACATAGCAAGGCTTGGTAATCGGAAGGAAACATGAGACTCTCAGGTGACATCATCAGCACCGCCTTATCTGTGTAATCACCGGCCGAATGAAAATTGTACATTCCATCCATGACTAGTAAAAGATCGTCGGTGTGACCGACCTCAATCGTCTTCTTTATTCAATCTTTCTTCTGCAAGAATCAAGAATCgatgaagaagaatatgaaaccGCAAAGCTTTTGTGGTTCTACGATATTTCTATGGGAGTATTTGTTGTGTAGTAGAAGGGGAAGAGATACGGTGAAGGAGAGTGGAGGCAaggatcatatttttattttctcctttttgctaaaagaaaagaaaaaagataataaaaagtTAATGGAATGGAGAAGAAACGATAATTACGAAAAAGGGCATATGTTATAAGGCTCGATTGAGCTTCAGGCTTCATTCACAGTTCGAGTAGATAAGGCCCTCCTAACTTATAAAATCTACCAAAGGTCCAAGTCTGTGTTATGCCAGAATTAGCTATTATTGACCAACATACcctatattttatgtttaagaTCTTAAAGCGTGCGAATGTTGTTTTGTAGTAATATTGTTCGAGCGTGATTATCTAAATTCATATATGGTCAAGTTTAAAGATTATCAGTTCAAGTGGCATTGGAAAATGACCATATAAAACTTTCTGATCTTTTGTCTAAAATGAGAACAAACTCCTCAAAGACAATCACTAAAGGCAACTATACTGAATATTACCTCCCAAAGAACGTGAACCTAAACTTCTATTCCGGCAAGAAGGAATCCAAGACAAAGGATCAACTATCTTTCAAAAACAGAGATGTCGATATCAACGACTTTTAATTGcttatataaaagttttttaactGACCAGAACTCGATTAGATCTTGAATTTTTTCACATTGTTTATAAGATTTAagatactgttttttttttgtatcattcgAATGCTGCAagttaaaaatctaaaaacagatttttttattcatatgttattttattattaataatatatttattaaggCTTGTATATATCTTTGCACAAAAAGTTACGTTACATATGTCTTTTGATTTTATgcttttatataaatttttaattttaaagtcaagtttgtaataattttttttttctaatcatttACTTTTTTGTGCTGGTCGTTATAATCATTTTCCAAAAGTATTAATGTTTAGGTGAAAACATCATGATcgtcttatataatataatttgttgtCCCGTGAGGAAAATTCTGAAGATATGGAAAACCGATAAAATTAACAACTAtttctataagttttttttttgataaacccCTTCACAATAATTTAAGATTATAGTGTGTAATTACAaacaaaatgttaatatatagtGTGTAACGTATAAATTGAGATATCCCTTAGTATTCTAAATGATGTATGAAATATTGACGAGTGGTTGATATCAAATATTGAAGAGAATATGGATAAGATTAGTGATGCTTTTAGCCTGTGACTTTAGATATATCATTGAGTTTGGATGTTTCGATTGTACGGAACAAACGGGTTTCAAGAAGCGAAAGTCCGTTCCTAGATAAGACCCTATGGaaattgttcttcttttgttgtaatTAGAATTAAATTAGTATCTAGTATCTACTAGACTACTAGTAGTATTTACTTTAGAATAGTTAATCTCTGAGTAAAGCAAGTTTGTGGATAAAATCAAGATAAACGTAGGTCTAGGTGTAGGAGCTGCAAAATCAGTGGTCTTAGGCCATCCTCATGGCTACAACACATGTGTGTTCTTAagggttttaaaataataaaaatgttgaataGTGGGTACAACTGttcttaaaaaatagaaaattggtcTCCTGCAAAAACTGTTGAATGGTGTGTTATTAAATGTAAAccattatttaaatattttaattttcctaagACCACTACAACTGATGTGGAGTTAAAGATGCCCTTACGTCTTAGCtgatttatatggtttttttttgggataaattGCTGATTTATATGTTTTGATGATATTCTGATATATACATCATTAAAATTATGAATGTGGTCGATGATTTATgccaaatgtttttttgttttttttgttatatacatGATGACTTTAGCTGATGAAAATGATCCAAGtcattattaacaaaaatagaCATAAGCAATTAGGTATATTTGCTGATTTTTAGTATTCTATATGTAAGTTTGAAAACTGGCCGTAATTTAAAGAGAGTATCAAGAAAGAAACGAGCACTTTAATACAAAagcgaaagaaagaaaaaaaaaataaggagcATCTATAATATTTCGAATGGAACCATTCTTTTAGTTTTGTCGACAGCTTTTTAAGTCTAtcaaataattttcaattaGGAAGTGGGATGTTCTATCATACTACTTTTAATATAAACTTTGcttctgtttgtttttcttctttcaaggACTATAGAAAGTCATTTTCACTTTAAAGGTAGTTTGTGAACTATTGGTTGCTTTAAATCACCTAACGTATCATAAATAATCAAGGGGTAAATTAGgttaaagaaagaaatgaggtttgaaaatgagattttttgtttctttttagtaGTGTTAATGTATATCACTTGGATGCTGCATATTAAGTGTATTGAGCTCTCAGAACTACATGCGATGTtttattaggttcttataattGGTTGTTCACCTAGCTaggtttcttcttttaatttcccATCAATATATGTGTAGGCTTTGTGATTTGATTAGATTCTTCTCNNNNNNNNNNNNNNNNNNNNNNNNNNNNNNNNNNNNNNNNNNNNNNNNNNNNNNNNNNNNNNNNNNNNNNNNNNNNNNNNNNNNNNNNNNNNNNNNNNNNNNNNNNNNNNNNNNNNNNNNNNNNNNNNNNNNNNNNNNNNNNNNNNNNNNNNNNNNNNNNNNNNNNNNNNNNNNNNNNNNNNNNNNNNNNNNNNNNNNNNNNNNNNNNNNNNNNNNNNNNNNNNNNNNNNNNNNNNNNNNNNNNNNNNNNNNNNNNNNNNNNNNNNNNNNNNNNNNNNNNNNNNNNNNNNNNNNNNNNNNNNNNNNNNNNNNNNNNNNNNNNNNNNNNNNNNNNNNNNNNNNNNNNNNNNNNNNNNNNNNNNNNNNNNNNNNNNNNNNNNNNNNNNNNNNNNNNNNNNNNNNNNNNNNNNNNNNNNNNNNNNNNNNNNNNNNNNNNNNNNNNNNNNNNNNNNNNNNNNNNNNNNNNNNNNNNNNNNNNNNNNNNNNNNNNNNNNNNNNNNNNNNNNNNNNNNNNNNNNNNNNNNNNNNNNNNNNNNNNNNNNNNNNNNNNNNNNNNNNNNNNNNNNNNNNNNNNNNNNNNNNNNNNNNNNNNNNNNNNNNNNNNNNNNNNNNNNNNNNNNNNNNNNNNNNNNNNNNNNNNNNNNNNNNNNNNNNNNNNNNNNNNNNNNNNNNNNNNNNNNNNNNNNNNNNNNNNNNNNNNNNNNNNNNNNNNNNNNNNNNNNNNNNNNNNNNNNNNNNNNNNNNNNNNNNNNNNNNNNNNNNNNNNNNNNNNNNNNNNNNNNNNNNNNNNNNNNNNNNNNNNNNNNNNNNNNNNNNNNNNNNNNNNNNNNNNNNNNNNNNNNNNNNNNNNNNNNNNNNNNNNNNNNNNNNNNNNNNNNNNNNNNNNNNNNNNNNNNNNNNNNNNNNNNNNNNNNNNNNNNNNNNNNNNNNNNNNNNNNNNNNNNNNNNNNNNNNNNNNNNNNNNNNNNNNNNNNNNNNNNNNNNNNNNNNNNNNNNNNNNNNNNNNNNNNNNNNNNNNNNNNNNNNNNNNNNNNNNNNNNNNNNNNNNNNNNNNNNNNNNNNNNNNNNNNNNNNNNNNNNNNNNNNNNNNNNNNNNNNNNNNNNNNNNNNNNNNNNNNNNNNNNNNNNNNNNNNNNNNNNNNNNNNNNNNNNNNNNNNNNNNNNNNNNNNNNNNNNNNNNNNNNNNNNNNNNNNNNNNNNNNNNNNNNNNNNNNNNNNNNNNNNNNNNNNNNNNNNNNNNNNNNNNNNNNNNNNNNNNNNNNNNNNNNNNNNNNNNNNNNNNNNNNNNNNNNNNNNNNNNNNNNNNNNNNNNNNNNNNNNNNNNNNNNNNNNNNNNNNNNNNNNNNNNNNNNNNNNNNNNNNNNNNNNNNNNNNNNNNNNNNNNNNNNNNNNNNNNNNNNNNNNNNNNNNNNNNNNNNNNNNNNNNNNNNNNNNNNNNNNNNNNNNNNNNNNNNNNNNNNNNNNNNNNNNNNNNNNNNNNNNNNNNNNNNNNNNNNNNNNNNNNNNNNNNNNNNNNNNNNNNNNNNNNNNNNNNNNNNNNNNNNNNNNNNNNNNNNNNNNNNNNNNNNNNNNNNNNNNNNNNNNNNNNNNNNNNNNNNNNNNNNNNNNNNNNNNNNNNNNNNNNNNNNNNNNNNNNNNNNNNNNNNNNNNNNNNNNNNNNNNNNNNNNNNNNNNNNNNNNNNNNNNNNNNNNNNNNNNNNNNNNNNNNNNNNNNNNNNNNNNNNNNNNNNNNNNNNNNNNNNNNNNNNNNNNNNNNNNNNNNNNNNNNNNNNNNNNNNNNNNNNNNNNNNNNNNNNNNNNNNNNNNNNNNNNNNNNNNNNNNNNNNNNNNNNNNNNNNNNNNNNNNNNNNNNNNNNNNNNNNNNNNNNNNNNNNNNNNNNNNNNNNNNNNNNNNNNNNNNNNNNNNNNNNNNNNNNNNNNNNNNNNNNNNNNNNNNNNNNNNNNNNNNNNNNNNNNNNNNNNNNNNNNNNNNNNNNNNNNNNNNNNNNNNNNNNNNNNNNNNNNNNNNNNNNNNNNNNNNNNNNNNNNNNNNNNNNNNNNNNNNNNNNNNNNNNNNNNNNNNNNNNNNNNNNNNNNNNNNNNNNNNNNNNNNNNNNNNNNNNNNNNNNNNNNNNNNNNNNNNNNNNNNNNNNNNNNNNNNNNNNNNNNNNNNNNNNNNNNNNNNNNNNNNNNNNNNNNNNNNNNNNNNNNNNNNNNNNNNNNNNNNNNNNNNNNNNNNNNNNNNNNNNNNNNNNNNNNNNNNNNNNNNNNNNNNNNNNNNNNNNNNNNNNNNNNNNNNNNNNNNNNNNNNNNNNNNNNNNNNNNNNNNNNNNNNNNNNNNNNNNNNNNNNNNNNNNNNNNNNNNNNNNNNNNNNNNNNNNNNNNNNNNNNNNNNNNNNNNNNNNNNNNNNNNNNNNNNNNNNNNNNNNNNNNNNNNNNNNNNNNNNNNNNNNNNNNNNNNNNNNNNNNNNNNNNNNNNNNNNNNNNNNNNNNNNNNNNNNNNNNNNNNNNNNNNNNNNNNNNNNNNNNNNNNNNNNNNNNNNNNNNNNNNNNNNNNNNNNNNNNNNNNNNNNNNNNNNNNNNNNNNNNNNNNNNNNNNNNNNNNNNNNNNNNNNNNNNNNNNNNNNNNNNNNNNNNNNNNNNNNNNNNNNNNNNNNNNNNNNNNTGATCACCTTTTGGCAATCGATGTAGGCTTGAAGTAAGCGAGGATACGAAGGATGACAAGCGATCTTGGTCTTGATAACACTGAGAGAAATGTTATCATCGTTTCTTCCGATCTCCGGAGCGATTGAAGCAGCCTCCGAGGACAAAGCGGAGGCGGCTGCTGAGAGAAGCTCGTCGGATCCGAAAACATCAGAGACACGATTCTCACCGGCGGATGAACATAGCAAGGCTTGGTAATCGGAAGGAAACATGAGACTCTCAGGTGACATCATCAGCACCGCCTTATCTGTGTAATCACCGGCCGAATGAAAATTGTACATTCCATCCATGACTAGTAAAAGATCGTCGGTGTGACCGACCTCAATCGTCTTCTTTATTCAATCTTTCTTCTGCAAGAATCAAGAATCgatgaagaagaatatgaaaccGCAAAGCTTTTGTGGTTCTACGATATTTCTATGGGAGTATTTGTTGTGTAGTAGTAGGGGAAGAGATACGGTGAAGGAGAGTGGAGGCAaggatcatatttttattttctcctttttgctaaaagaaaagaaaaaagataataaaaagtTAATGGAATGGAGAAGAAACGATAATTACGAAAAAGGGCATATGTTATAAGGCTCGATTGAGCTTCAGGCTTCATTCACAGTTCGAGTAGATAAGGCCCTCCTAACTTATAAAATCTACCAAAGGTCCAAGTCTGTGTTATGCCAGAATTAGCTATTATTGACCAACATACcctatattttatgtttaagaTCTTAAAGCGTGCGAATGTTGTTTTGTAGTAATATTGTTCGAGCGTGATTATCTAAATTCATATATGGTCAAGTTTAAAGATTATCAGTTCAAGTGGCATTGGAAAATGACCATATAAAACTTTCTGATCTTTTGTCTAAAATGAGAACAAACTCCTCAAAGACAATCACTAAAGGCAACTATACTGAATATTACCTCCCAAAGAACGTGAACCTAAACTTCTATTCCGGCAAGAAGGAATCCAAGACAAAGGATCAACTATCTTTCAAAAACAGAGATGTCGATATCAACGACTTTTAATTGcttatataaaagttttttaactGACCAGAACTCGATTAGATCTTGAATTTTTTCACATTGTTTATAAGATTTAagatactgttttttttttgtatcattcgAATGCTGCAagttaaaaatctaaaaacagatttttttattcatatgttattttattattaataatatatttattaaggCTTGTATATATCTTTGCACAAAAAGTTACGTTACATATGTCTTTTGATTTTATgcttttatataaatttttaattttaaagtcaagtttgtaataattttttttttctaatcatttACTTTTTTGTGCTGGTCGTTATAATCATTTTCCAAAAGTATTAATGTTTAGGTGAAAACATCATGATcgtcttatataatataatttgttgtCCCGTGAGGAAAATTCTGAAGATATGGAAAACCGATAAAATTAACAACTAtttctataagttttttttttgataaacccCTTCACAATAATTTAAGATTATAGTGTGTAATTACAaacaaaatgttaatatatagtGTGTAACGTATAAATTGAGATATCCCTTAGTATTCTAAATGATGTATGAAATATTGACGAGTGGTTGATATCAAATATTGAAGAGAATATGGATAAGATTAGTGATGCTTTTAGCCTGTGACTTTAGATATATCATTGAGTTTGGATGTTTCGATTGTACGGAACAAACGGGTTTCAAGAAGCGAAAGTCCGTTCCTAGATAAGACCCTATGGaaattgttcttcttttgttgtaatTAGAATTAAATTAGTATCTAGTATCTACTAGACTACTAGTAGTATTTACTTTAGAATAGTTAATCTCTGAGTAAAGCAAGTTTGTGGATAAAATCAAGATAAACGTAGGTCTAGGTGTAGGAGCTGCAAAATCAGTGGTCTTAGGCCATCCTCATGGCTACAACACATGTGTGTTCTTAagggttttaaaataataaaaatgttgaataGTGGGTACAACTGttcttaaaaaatagaaaattggtcTCCTGCAAAAACTGTTGAATGGTGTGTTATTAAATGTAAAccattatttaaatattttaattttcctaagACCACTACAACTGATGTGGAGTTAAAGATGCCCTTACGTCTTAGCtgatttatatggtttttttttgggataaattGCTGATTTATATGTTTTGATGATATTCTGATATATACATCATTAAAATTATGAATGTGGTCGATGATTTATgccaaatgtttttttgttttttttgttatatacatGATGACTTTAGCTGATGAAAATGATCCAAGtcattattaacaaaaatagaCATAAGCAATTAGGTATATTTGCTGATTTTTAGTATTCTATATGTAAGTTTGAAAACTGGCCGTAATTTAAAGAGAGTATCAAGAAAGAAACGAGCACTTTAATACAAAagcgaaagaaagaaaaaaaaaataaggagcATCTATAATATTTCGAATGGAACCATTCTTTTAGTTTTGTCGACAGCTTTTTAAGTCTAtcaaataattttcaattaGGAAGTGGGATGTTCTATCATACTACTTTTAATATAAACTTTGcttctgtttgtttttcttctttcaaggACTATAGAAAGTCATTTTCACTTTAAAGGTAGTTTGTGAACTATTGGTTGCTTTAAATCACCTAACGTATCATAAATAATCAAGGGGTAAATTAGgttaaagaaagaaatgaggtttgaaaatgagattttttgtt from Camelina sativa cultivar DH55 chromosome 3, Cs, whole genome shotgun sequence includes:
- the LOC104776465 gene encoding homeobox protein knotted-1-like 6 isoform X1 — translated: MDGMYNFHSAGDYTDKAVLMMSPESLMFPSDYQALLCSSAGENRVSDVFGSDELLSAAASALSSEAASIAPEIGRNDDNISLSVIKTKIACHPSYPRLLQAYIDCQKVGAPPEIACLLEEIQRESDVYKRDVVPLSCYGADPELDEFMETYCDILVKYKSDLARPFDEATSFLNKIEIQLRNLCTGVDSARNNVSEDGAISSDEELSGGDHEVAEDGKQRCEDRDLKDRLLRKFGSRISSLKLEFSKKKKKGKLPREARQALLDWWNLHYKWPYPTEGDKIALADATGLDQKQINNWFINQRKRHWKPSENMPFAMMDDSSGSFFTEE
- the LOC104776465 gene encoding homeobox protein knotted-1-like 6 isoform X2; this translates as MDGMYNFHSAGDYTDKAVLMMSPESLMFPSDYQALLCSSAGENRVSDVFGSDELLSAAASALSSEAASIAPEIGRNDDNISLSVIKTKIACHPSYPRLLQAYIDCQKVGAPPEIACLLEEIQRESDVYKRDVVPLSCYGADPELDEFMETYCDILVKYKSDLARPFDEATSFLNKIEIQLRNLCTGVDSARNNVSEDGAISSDEELSGGDHEVAEDGKQRCEDRDLKDRLLRKFGSRISSLKLEFSKKKKKGKLPREARQALLDWWNLHYKWPYPTVGDKIALADATGLDQKQINNWFINQRKRHWKPSENMPFAMMDDSSGSFFTEE